gaAGTTGACACTTGTCTcgacatttcaaatttcttttccacaCATATAAGTGGACTTTCGACTTTTTATACATTATACATGCATTAATTAGGCTCTACATATCTTGATGCATGTCCTATATAACATCCTAGAATTGTCATCTTTAACTCACTATCTTCAGATTTTTATGTTGTTTCTATGTCATTCTATGTCTATTAGTTTTTTGAAGCTGAACAGGAAAAGTATCTGAAGGGAGAGggtaaaaattacataatttttcttcattggtATGCAAAAGACACTATTAGGAAATACTGAATTACATGTGTAACGTAATGTGAAAaaacacatagaaaaaaaaaaaatagaactatttttatatcagaaatcgATATAActttttcaatctattttctattttgtaaaatgttataaacctttattttatgacatattactaaatgttttatttgctgttttcattttaagttagtttattaaatttacacaaaagtatatatttttgagttataatgcaaaaatgtttttaagtgggaatcaataataaacttttatttttaaaatttaggagaaattacacctttttattattttagaaataattgaattttgccTGTGcaactaataatttaatactttggAAGAAGTTGTGTTGtctgtttttaaaagtattttctcaaatttacatgcagcttttaaaatattcagctacatatatatttgtttgaCATGAGAATTTTTAGGAATCAGATATTCCACACACATTCATTTGCACAGttcaattttgattctatttctATAGTTTCTCAAGCACTGCGTGAGAACACTTATCCATTCCTTGCTGTGATTGTTTTACGAGATAATCAAATGACAGTAGTGGCCAGACTAGAGGGTCCTACTGAACCAGAAGTTCTCATTCGTCGCCTTAGACTCATAATGAATGATAATGAGGCATCCTTAATAGCTGCTAGGCTGGAAAGGTTAGCATTTCAGATAATTCATCTCtttcttaaatgtatatttcatcagacatatattttaattatgtggtGAAGCATGTTTTGCATTTTCatattggattattattttttagtgaaCACTGATGCTCAATTTTATTTCACAGGAAAGATATCTGAAgtgaaaagcattttctttttattagaaaagaagatatgtttaaaaattcttaattatttttaaaattattgctagaGAATGgacataattatttctaaattactaACTACTAAGTTCATTCGTAAAGGTTCTGCTTATGATAAATGGTGAAGTGCAGATAAACAAGATTTGAGGttgcatattttctaattctaaaaaaattcttaaatttttatgatttttaaaaaaaaatgtgtattaagtttttaaattcctgcaaattaaatgaaatttcttggaGTAAGAaaccaattcttaaatttttagaaatcaagagTAAAAAATTGAGTAGACCTTTCTCATGGAACTTCCTGTAACATTCAGAGTCATATATAtggaaataattgttttcagGCATGAGCGATCCATGACTCAAACAATTCGTCAGCAGCAAGATGAGGCCTACAAGGAGTCTCTCAAGGCCGACCAAGAGAAAGAAAGGAAGCGGAGAGAAGAACAAGAAGTGAAAGCCCAACAAGAAAGAGAGGAAAGGAACAAAATATTAGAAGAACAGAAGCGTAAAGAGGTTTGCCCTTTCTTAATGCTCCATTTTCGGtatattaaaactataaacaagTTTGTCGCTGGTGTGGAAAATCTTCGATacacattttgatttcaaaattacaaattttcttctgtgtttatggaattttatattttgtaaaaactatATGCTTTCTGATGaactaatttaacattaaaagatattttaaaattatatatttttgcaacagtttgataaaatttagaatttgttttttaaattgcatttttattggctaaattaagttttaataattattcaaaaattcctCTTATGAGTACCTAAATTTGGGACTTAAAAGTTATCAGTAGTTGAAAAGATGTTAAAGTcacagttattaatttttttacaaaactcttCCTTCCTTGTAGAATTTGgtaaaaatgttttagtatttttcagtatatttttctttactctaatcatttataaattgatagcatttttttttttttgtattttaaatcacTTGAACATAATCAAGCTAAATTTTGCCATATCATGTTTtagtgtttttaataaattgaatgtaatgattatctaataataaaatagattaatgaTGTTATTTAACCCTATGAGCCCTAATTCACCCAAGATCAGCCCACCCAATGAGGGCCTGACTTATGAGCTTCGGgacatttaagtaaatttaagaGGTGAAAGGTATTTTGTGATAAGTGCACCATATGCTGGCTACTTGgagggagggagggggggggggtctgctAACTTTGACAGTGATGGATGAGCAGCCTTTCAAGTCATGCTATGCCTGTGAAAGGAAAGGACATGTCAGATTACTATCTGACATTAAGTGgatgaaacattatttatcagTTAAGAAGACCTAAATTCAatgattggattttttaaaaacaatttattataattgccataattttttttatgcatatgatatcaaatttttaatatgtttatcaattgaaaaaattatttccttcctcttaacttatttgtttttattgaaactgattattcagatacttttttgaaatcttttttacttatgttttcttttctgatactttatttaattataaatcaatttttctaaacttattGCTTTACTAAAAAActccaattaaatattaaacaaaaaaattgataattactgttttcttcctttttacatTAATGCATTTAAGGAAAATATGGGAactgttaattaaaatcaattactgtataaaatatttaaataaagtaaaatttgatgcattcagtttcaatttttaacgAACTTCTGtgtaaataactgaaattttttgaacCAATTGAGAAATGTCAACATGCACCCGAAAAATACAGATAATCTAAACGTATTTATTGCCTTATTTGTCAAAAACTCgattttatacaaatacaaaaatattgctgtttgggataaaatttactatgttttaattaggaaattaaatagaaaatattaattttaatttagaaattagtttgaattgctataaaaattctgcaaaattatataatagcatttttttatgagaataaGTAAAATGGTCATTTGaggaattgataaaattttttttttctgttaaatatcgCTAgagtattttttccctttaattatgtattttaacaaCTTATATGAaagtagatttatttttgaagacaCAAAAGAAGATAGAAGTGTGTTAAGATACTCTTTGTGATCATCTTTATTGAATTAGTTTTTCAGGgaattaaatatacaatgtaGAAAGGAAGATATTTTTGCAAACTGCATTCTATATTACTGCTGATATTTGGTAATTAGAgatgcttaaattttatattagcaaaataattttgcattattttggcaaaataataaattttgatgatacattttttaaaacattttcgttGGGTTCCTTTCAGTTTTTCGAGCCCCCAAAACCTTTATTAATATTGCACTATATTCtacaaagtttataaaaatattggtaagttaaaaagcaaataaaagcatgtccaatttttctttaataaataaatttaaattattttatttgtaattatgaaatataaatgtctgaatttacaagatttttgttgttaaaatagtTTGATTGAATAccttatgataatttttatatactttgtttaatgattgaaaaaatgcTAATTCTAAAAtactaaactttatttttatcttatgttTTCGTGCTTAATAAGTAGGAaaatacacttttgaaaaaaaaatcagaaggaGATTCGaagataatgttttatttttcattaacttaTCCCGTTTTTACTCTTAATTTTATAGCagtgatcaaaaaaaaaaaaaaaaaaagtacccaaattcattgaaatttatgtGAGTGTCAATTCAGCAATaacaaattacacaaatttttacTTGAAACTGCAAACGACATCCACATGGAGGTGAAAACTGACTGCACATTTCATTTACAGCTCAGTAGGTTTCCTCCTCCAgcaatttttctgaagaaaaagacAATATCATTCTGTTTTCGTCCACAAAAGACGTCTCAGGAGTTTGAGGCACTGGAATTCTCATGCTTGACTGGCTCATAAagttaacaatattttaagattgcTAGTTCAAAGACTAACTTGTATTcttgaatatttacttttattgcttAACATACCAGTCCATAGTTTCAGTTTAGTGCAATATTTTGTACAAACTATTGAAAAATGCGGGtatgtgtttaaaattatgatacaCTCAGGAAACAAAATAGCAATTGAAACAAATcatgtttataagaaaatatgaattttaaagaaaaaaaaatccttttattaaggaagtatttatattttcatctcaTAAACTGCATtcttcatatcattaaaaaatagtttatgtatattttccctttaagatatttatttctttcaaaatttataaattattacaatttttgttaaGCTGATACACTGTGTCAGAATTGTTTAAGTCTGATTATCTcaataatgaacttttaaatatttgtttctttagaACATTCATATTATCAACTTATTAtagattttggaaaatatttgcaaattttcccTTTCAGGAAATAAAACGTCAGAAAATTGAGCTTGCTTCCCAAATACCTGACGAACCTCCTTTAGAACATCCGGATACAATCCGACTGATGATAAAATTACCAGCTGGTACGAGATTAGAAAGGAAATTCAAACGAGAAGAATCTTTAAAGGTgcattttccctttatttatttatggaaataaaatttatattgttatagtttttctttaaaaatcaatggAGCATTTCAGTATGTGATGGAAAGTAGATGTTACTCTAAGagcaatatatagttaaaaaaaagtccaTCTGGACATGCCAATTTCTTGGAAGTTTACAGGTTTTTCTGAATTCCCATTGCTCTATTCTTTTGGGTAGAATATGCCAATGTTTCCGAACTTCTTCTAAAAGTTTTTGACAACATGAAGAAAGAGAAAGATTTTCTGGGTCTACTACAAAGTGATATGATAAATGTTTGTCAGGATAAGTTGATTTTGGCTCATGTTAGCTTCCCTTATGTTGCTAATACACCCCAGCGATTTCTTAAATTGCAGACATATAAACCAATAATGCCTTTCTTGTATGAAACCCTTTTCGTGCTTGTTAAgcagttaatgaaaaatattgtaaaaaaagcaTCATCAAAGAAACAAAAGCATTAGCTTTTGAAGCTTATTTTTGATAGCTTGATGAAGCTAAAAATCTGAGATTGAGAAAAGAATACCAACATTAGAATAGTGACTGTTGATTACTAGTAGAGTGACTGAAACTCGAAAAAGATTCCTTTTAGTGGACTGCTTTATGTTTGTGAAgaatgctatatatataaaaaaattatttgaatccaTGTCcaaaaattttggagtttttaaagctgcattatgtttttatttacatttattgaataGCAATGcattattatgtgaaaaatgAATAGTTGACTTTCTTCATCTTTATTTGTAGCACAAATTTCCCTGGCATGTTCAAAATGTTCAGATATCTAATTTAagatattctaatttcaaaagatttaagaaattgTATACAAggaattatgatttatttttcatttaatgaaaaaaaaaaattcgtttagatgacttctattctaatattttgaagtccaaagaatttccttatttttcggaaattgtaaaaataattcttgtattgtTGCATGAATTTAGTATCAACTAGGATATGCTtgttgaaaatctgaaaaataattttttaattagttctaAGAACTGTGTACGATATCATAAACTTTTAtggagatattttgaatattccGATTTCAAAAGATTTGTTTCAGTATGCTAAATGAGCATGTGCAAGATATTATAAAGCTTTAGAAGAGCAGAAAAAAGTTCAGGAGAAAGAAAAGTTATTCAACAAATGCATAGCAGCATTACTAATGAAttgttgcaaaagaaaaaaaaaacattatataattaaaaaatctgcagaaattgatgtccaaataaatgttaagtaatatgtaaatttttttctttctaaattctactcaataaatattttttttatgtgggAAAATTTTATTGAGACCACTCTCAATGGTTTacataatgttgaaaaaaaatatttatatatataattaaattaagaaattgttttttgtCAATGACATTGTCTCTTATAAAAAGTTAACTTCAAGCATTTGCAAATGTtttcttattgtaaaaatattttgtgtagtgttttgtaattcatatattttcttttttcagtttttatattattttgtgttcTGCCATCCAGAATCGCCTGACTGTTTTCAGATAGTGACAAACTTTCCTCGTAGAGTTGTGCCATGTGAACCAACTGAGAGCAACCCAGAACCTCAGTCTTTTAGTGATTTTGGTTTTGGGAAATCTGAAATGCTTTTTGTGCAAGACATGGATGCATAAATTAGAATGTACTTAATTAGTCCATTTCGTACATGAACTGTCATCGTGAAATTGAATGTTTCCTATGCTGTTGAATGCAAGCAGCCAGCTTTGAAAGGCGTCACCTTCATGAAGAATATATTGCTTGCCATTTAGCAAGAATTCTAAAATTGGACCACATTCATCCAttttatattacagaatttttgtaCTGTTAAATTCTTATGAAAGTCAGTGCTTTCAAATACTCTATTCATTATGTAATCTGTATtgcctaattattttaattaaaattttaatgcaattagttagttgcatttttaaaaatttaaatctttgtaatatatatatttttttcagttcattctGTTGTGTACAGATTATATGTTCTTTTGGTTTCTTGAAATCATTCTTAAagggggagggaaaaaaaaagttattagaaaaagTATCCTGATGTTTCaaggaaagtttaaaatatttcagaattgttGAAAAGagtttatttgtttttgtcaTTAGTTTAATCACAAATCTGCTATGACAGttttattaattcctttattttgaatttgctttatatttgaagtaaatgcattttttaaaaaattttaatacttttgatgaTTTAATGTCCAACTTTGTCAGACTTGCATAGATTCTggcatattatttttaacttcatccAAGAAATTCAGATTTTTGATATTGCTGATCTTTTGGCATCAATGTTATTGTACAACTTTAAATTCTAGCAAAAAGAGGAAGAGAATAAGagaatatttgcattatattgcAAAATCAGTTACTCATTTGTTGGTAAATTTGTCTGTTGATAACAATTTGTTAAGAATAAactcttatatatttaaaaaatctattatcaaattttagtagcatatagaattataaaaaagtgttctggatttgctatatttctttaatgttttgatttaggaatagaatttatattgcattttgaaatagtGCAGTCAGttttatcacttaaaaaaaaattctttgaacatcTTAATTGCCATCTCTGATAGTAATGCTTCCATTCAGATTGTGCTAATCTTTTTTGAATGATGAAGCATAGTatgcatgcaataaaaatttttatgactaCCAAAAagaatatctgaatattttttattaacatttaatatataaaaattatacagaataatAATGCAATCATGAATTGTTTAATCCAGAATTACCAAATGGcttgaacataaaataaacaaattatcattagcacttaatgaattaatcattctataaaatatagaatttttttcccttcattttccTACAGAAGTTTTCATTTATGTaggaattctatattatttatttcctatattattttaaattttattctattaccatatgaaaataattatagtgTCGGATCCTGCTgtcatagataaatttaattattttaatttaattgtataagaATTTTGTATTCACTTTATCAGctgtatttaatttacaaaaattaaaataatttcaaacatttccagatatatttcaaatgtagGAATATTTAATGTAAGGAAGAAATAATGTcaagaaagtaattattattaaattaaagtatcatatttaaataaaaatcaacatgtatataaatatataacaagatgccaattaatattttcaaaaatgccttttttatgattaaaaatgattttaatcataaaagtctctttttctttttgagtAATTCTTATGGgagaatgtaatttatattattcaagtACATATTTAGATTTTGGGTGCAATTTTGtcaattctttcttttctgttggaaatatatatatgagaCTGAATTTTTGAATCTATGTGAATATTATTAGTCCTTAACTTTTGAACACTAGTTTGgatttatattatacttttaattagaaCATTATTAGGGTAGTAACAgagttaaaatgtataatttggtTTGTAAACAAGCaaattatatatcattacttctattatttagaatttctttgacttctaaataataattagaagttgaaagttttgtgttattttatattgtgttattcccattatgaaaatattagatttgtGAATTTTTGTCTGCTGAAGATGCattatttcacctttttttttttttttttatctttgtggTCGACAAATAAAGGATTTTTGGAATTGAAACaatgaatatttggaaaataagttGAATCATATATGAAGAATgtctatattttgaaaagttgcagttataattcttattcttgaaattaaaatgaatatgaacaTGGAAGAAATTGGaacaaagttaaattaaattttttcggcATTAAATAAAGACGAAATTTCAAGAGTGAATGTTTTGATGCTATTTATTAGaaccattttattattatggTCACTTATAACagtataaagaaatttgtaaattgccACATTACTAATGAATATTGTAAtctgtttttttatgtataattgtGCTTAAGAAAGAGCTTCAAAAAATGAAACCGCTTTcttatgcaatatttaattttatgtattaaaaactaattgttttttcaaataattgttttgcttttaaatgcACTAAGACCTGTTCAGGATTACTTAGTTAGGTGTACTGATGTATTGAAAACCTTTGTGCTGTTGTCATTATACATTACCTTTACTATAATTAAATGATGGagccatttttgttttatatatagtaaaattagaGTATGTGTATCAAAcagaagaaataagtaaaatgaaaaaccagggatattttttaaatcttttttcataaatctttatttgtattatctactttttcaaaaatatgctgtGAAATTTGCAATCTAAATTTATTGCTtcctataaaattttgtagaatacctttcatttaaaatatgctagaCTGCATTGTctgtacaaaataattttggtgTAGCTTATAGGTTATCAGCAATCATATACATAGGGGGAATGTGTATGTGATtggtacatatatttattaaataaaaacatatttaaagagcagaattttatttaaaataaatgttaaagaatttgCATGTTAACAtgcatattgcatttatttttgagttaaaagATCATGTTTTAATTTGTGTAgagcttaaaaaaaactttaagctcTGGATAACTGTTTATGAATAAtccagctttattttttaatttgagcgaAAAATACTATATCGCCTCATCGTGctatcaatatttctttatttttgaactgGTTTTATTATTAGTTCCAAGTGCCTGGGTAGTTCAGTTGGTTCAAATGTGTTTAATTTGTCACTGTTACTTGTTTATGTATTTGTTGCTGAAGTTTCTGGCAATTTTCTAAAgctaaaatagaatgaaatattcattttatgtgtACATCATAATGTCCATATTTTCATgtgtgaagaaataaatttttttaaagaaataacttagaatgatttttatccattttttttcatggcattctcatttaagaaatatagagaaagctTTGTAATAGTCAgcaaattcgaactcaagatttttacaaatcttcacgttttaaacctctgagttcgaaaaatatttttggctttgtctgtctgtctacgaCAAAGGAGACTCggaacactttgagctagatgaatgaaatttgatatatatttacaccaaatttgttgatttcaatccattttgagtaaaatccttCATAAAAAATCTGTGTCTGGTTGTTTGAACATGAAtcaatatgataactacaaaatgaagagagtaaAAAACCGGTACctagatttaacatccatagtcaGGGTGCATAGCGTCATGAAAAGTCCTTAAAAAGTGCTTTCATTTGAAAACcgtttttaagcaccttaaaaatgcttcattttctaaaaaattcttaaaaagtgcTTCATTTTCTCAAGAAGGGCAAAGACAtcattttattcgttttgtttCTTCAAACTTTGAATACGATCATTTGAAAGTGTAGTTAGAAAGGAAGTAAATCAAGAAAAAGGAAGAACTGGAACAAGGATACCAGGCTGAAATAAATCCAGGAGTGCTGAATACATATTAAGATAACACTCGTGAGACTTTTTTTCAACAGTGAGCATTGGAATACTAGAATAATTATCCGAAAGGAACTGTACGAAATATGTAATGTGCCATACTTGTTGCGGGTCGAAAatcgttctatttttttttttaaatttttgcaaacactaaaattttttttaatgtgtgagATGTTGAAGGATTTATTTAAGTTATGTCTAGTAAATGTATGTTTAACCTTTTATGTGTTGAAGAAGAATACGCAGATGGGTCCAATCAACCGAAAACAAAAATGCAGCAGTTTGAGTTTGGTGCGCCAAAGAAATATATCGAATATGGGAGAAGCTGCTGTGtaaaaaaattgcagtaaaaCTTCTTTAATACGTGACACATTTCGATCATCTCTTTAATATGTTGTTTGGGAGCAATCCTTTGAACAACTTATTAGGTTGATTTTAATGTACTATACTGAAATGCGGCGTTTAGTTATATGAGTCGATCGTGTGAAATCTAGTATGATgagattttaacttgaagccATTAAGTTTTCAATGATCGTGATTTCCTTCACGGTGTACTTTTTAAATGATcccattcatttgaaaattattatttgttggacTCATCTCaacaaatcttcatttttatcaaGGGGAGGGAAAAAAACCCGCTTGTTCTGgtgcttaaaatttaaagaaataaaaaaagttaaaaaaaaacttttattcttcagGGTTTAGTTACTATGATTTTATAACGATTTCccctttttataattcttatcgATTACCCCCCTCCCCGCCGACATGAAATCTCCCTTTACATATAAAAGTTTGACCCTTTCGAAAGCGAGAGCAACGCGCAGCTTAAATCATTGAAGTCAGGAACTTAAAATTTGGGTAGTTATTTTTCGTATATTAGAAACCGACTTAAcgtggatttttcaaaattttaattcgaaattgaattaaaaaataaaaaaagaattttta
The Argiope bruennichi chromosome 6, qqArgBrue1.1, whole genome shotgun sequence DNA segment above includes these coding regions:
- the LOC129971612 gene encoding FAS-associated factor 2-like; the encoded protein is MAEDVQLSANQTEKLLQFQDLTGIEDIERCRNILDNHNWDLEVATQVTLNMREGAPSVYRPLPRSPPPVVAHPPDQRVFLAVRSWQPTGILGWGFLFISFPFQFMYSTLMKLARFALSFIRADPRRSVTDPARDVMNFIQNFEEKYGREHPVFYRGTYYQAVNDAKQDLKFLLVYLHGDDHQDTDEFCRTVLRNAETISFINSNFLFWACSVNSPEGYRVSQALRENTYPFLAVIVLRDNQMTVVARLEGPTEPEVLIRRLRLIMNDNEASLIAARLERHERSMTQTIRQQQDEAYKESLKADQEKERKRREEQEVKAQQEREERNKILEEQKRKEEIKRQKIELASQIPDEPPLEHPDTIRLMIKLPAGTRLERKFKREESLKFLYYFVFCHPESPDCFQIVTNFPRRVVPCEPTESNPEPQSFSDFGFGKSEMLFVQDMDA